The following proteins are co-located in the Planctomycetota bacterium genome:
- a CDS encoding lipocalin family protein gives MLLRALALATLAALLSCASARPRFAFDPEREEGVHGGVDVEWWYHFGWLSGEAGGRWAWFSSFFRYQPKEGPLVRYLIYDLTDLETGERSYVSRVGAEALPAIAAVTGNPKPPEPHGVIPGAPRERPGDPLRLTYGDDLFERTGPGAYRLKVGPVDLELRAQAPPIPVEGTGLTGLHRPDDMHYYTIPRLAAAGAVRGRRAAGTFWYDHQWGASWVGPTIGWSWWGLQFDDGTSANAYVLRDVASGSVHRSILTWNDGRVERLEARPLEEWQAPSGTRYPISWELSAGRYRLKIEPLFKNRECPILGGTTIWEGPVRVSGSLSGRGFQELVGYSRR, from the coding sequence ATGCTCCTCCGAGCCCTGGCGCTCGCGACGCTCGCGGCCCTTCTCTCCTGCGCGTCCGCCCGGCCCCGTTTCGCCTTCGATCCGGAGCGCGAGGAAGGCGTCCATGGCGGCGTGGACGTGGAATGGTGGTACCACTTCGGCTGGCTCTCCGGCGAGGCGGGCGGCCGGTGGGCGTGGTTTTCCTCCTTCTTCCGGTATCAGCCCAAGGAAGGGCCTCTCGTCCGCTACCTCATTTATGACCTCACCGACCTGGAAACGGGGGAGCGCAGCTACGTCTCGCGCGTCGGGGCGGAAGCGCTTCCCGCGATCGCCGCGGTGACCGGAAACCCGAAACCGCCGGAGCCCCATGGAGTGATTCCCGGCGCGCCCCGGGAGCGGCCGGGGGATCCCCTGCGCCTGACGTACGGGGACGATCTCTTCGAGCGAACGGGCCCGGGCGCGTACCGCCTCAAAGTCGGCCCCGTGGATCTGGAACTTCGCGCGCAGGCCCCGCCCATCCCCGTGGAGGGGACAGGGCTGACGGGCCTCCACCGGCCCGACGACATGCACTATTACACGATCCCGCGGCTGGCCGCCGCCGGGGCCGTCCGCGGCCGCCGGGCCGCCGGGACGTTCTGGTACGACCATCAATGGGGCGCCTCCTGGGTCGGCCCCACGATCGGATGGTCCTGGTGGGGGCTTCAGTTCGACGACGGAACCAGCGCCAACGCCTACGTCCTGCGGGACGTCGCCTCGGGGTCGGTCCATCGTTCGATCCTCACGTGGAACGACGGTCGGGTCGAACGGCTCGAAGCCCGGCCGCTCGAGGAATGGCAGGCGCCTTCCGGAACGCGCTATCCGATTTCGTGGGAGCTTTCCGCGGGCCGGTATCGCCTGAAGATCGAACCTCTCTTCAAGAATCGCGAGTGTCCCATTCTCGGCGGAACGACGATTTGGGAGGGACCGGTCCGCGTTTCGGGCAGCCTTTCCGGCCGCGGGTTCCAGGAACTCGTGGGGTACTCGAGGCGATAG